From Scatophagus argus isolate fScaArg1 chromosome 2, fScaArg1.pri, whole genome shotgun sequence, a single genomic window includes:
- the ints12 gene encoding integrator complex subunit 12, whose amino-acid sequence MAGPVSLELDPIFLKGLSYLHSKSKDSAEKLKALLDESLSRGSDSSYRSLQKDVEVSKGSVSKLSLSKQDSKSSSSSSSSSSSSSSKATSEKSKKEAEKRPSEKVRVDLAEVDPPKKPRLDKQENRSSPITVQTSKDLLPNINDYDETNADDFAMEMGLACVVCRQMTVTMGNQLVECQECHNLYHQDCHKPQVTDKEVNDPRLVWYCARCTRQMKRMAQKPPQKPSPSSSSAPVVKDTLVKKTELKAKPDTASTFQAFKRTEVKASTTSANPTSSSSSSSGSGLTGWAAFGAKTSSSLPASSKLGSSGPSGSHKNLTTPSGQKPVGLSGLAGAKSGIGSAKIPGSGNGNGSSQVPLKPPPPLTLGKQPLNRSSSAESQGKGSASSGAGSPSGSQASAGGNGGNNGGGNGNNGNGSKTVPGDKAPTSQESQLNAMKRLQLVKKKAAQKKLKK is encoded by the exons ATGGCTGGACCTGTCAGTCTGGAGTTGGATCCCATCTTCCTGAAGGGACTGAGTTACCTGCACTCCAAGAGTAAAGACTCAGCCGAGAAACTTAAAGCTTTACTGGATGAGTCACTTTCAAGAGGAAGCGACTCATCTTACCGTTCATTACAAAAA GATGTAGAGGTTTCCAAGGGATCTGTGTCAAAGCTGAGTTTAAGTAAGCAGGACTCCAAATCCTCCTCAAGTTCCTcatcatccagcagcagcagcagtagcaaaGCCACCTCGGAAAAGAGtaagaaagaggcagagaaaagaccATCTGAGAAG GTCAGGGTGGACTTGGCTGAGGTGGACCCTCCGAAAAAGCCTCGTTTGGACAAACAGGAGAATCGTTCCTCTCCAATCACCGTTCAGACTAGCAAAGACCTTCTGCCAAACATAAACGACTATGATGAGACCAATGCCGATGATTTCGCCATGGAAATGGGCCTGGCTTGTGTTGTTTGCAG ACAAATGACAGTGACCATGGGAAACCAGTTGGTTGAATGCCAGGAGTGCCATAATCTGTACCACCAGGACTGTCACAAGCCCCAAGTGACAGACAAAGAAGTAAATGATCCACGGCTTGTGTGGTATTGTGCCCGCTGCACCAGGCAAATGAAACGTATG GCTCAGAAACCCCCACAGAAACCATCCCCTTCCTCATCATCAGCACCTGTTGTAAAAGACACACTGGTGAAAAAGACAGAACTTAAAGCCAAACCTGACACAGCCAGCACCTTCCAGGCCTTCAAGAGAACAGAAGTGAAG GCATCCACAACATCAGCCAAtcccaccagcagcagctcttcctcctcaggcAGTGGTCTCACAGGCTGGGCTGCGTTTGGTGCCAAGACGAGCTCCTCTCTTCCAGCCAGCTCCAAACTAGGCTCCTCAGGCCCAAGTGGGAGCCATAAGAACTTGACGACCCCCTCTGGCCAGAAGCCCGTTGGCCTGTCTGGGTTAGCAGGAGCCAAGTCAGGAATTGGGAGTGCAAAGATACCCGGGAGCGGCAACGGAAATGGCTCTAGCCAGGTGCCTCTGAAACCTCCCCCACCCCTGACTCTGGGTAAGCAGCCGCTGAACCGTTCATCAAGCGCTGAAAGCCAAGGCAAAGGGTCTGCCTCATCAGGAGCTGGCTCCCCGAGCGGCTCCCAGGCAAGTGCAGGAGGGAACGGAGGCAATAACGGAGGAGGCAACGGGAACAATGGAAATGGGTCAAAGACTGTACCAGGGGACAAAGCACCAACATCTCAGGAGTCCCAGCTTAATGCCATGAAACGATTACAACTGGTGAAGAAGAAAGCAGCGcagaagaaactgaaaaaatga